A single region of the Verrucomicrobiia bacterium genome encodes:
- a CDS encoding protein arginine kinase has product MNIHDFLIPPADSVRRKGPHDRIVMSSRVRLARNVRDGAFPGWAKKSEKVRLMDIIRPAVESLSEMKGAFSESMDNLSALDKQILIERHLISREHAAKSAGSGLVLNREESLCVMINEEDHLRMQALRPGLQLKQAWLAIDQADTALERKLNYAYSSDIGYLTACPTNLGTGIRVSAMLHLPGLVLHEQINPIIQSVNKLGLAVRGLYGEGTEALGNVFQVSNQMTLGETETAIVERLDKVLSQIIEHEENSRAMLLEKKPKMLFNHIGRAYGILANAHTITSKETMNLLSFMRLGIDLDLFPGGDRSLTDELFILTQPAHLQKQHSEKLSAEERDLLRADMVREHLRGVSRPVARGAGMEGGKVDKPEKP; this is encoded by the coding sequence ATGAACATTCATGACTTCCTCATCCCGCCGGCTGACAGCGTGCGCCGCAAAGGCCCGCACGACCGGATCGTGATGTCGAGCCGGGTGCGGCTCGCGCGCAATGTCCGGGACGGGGCGTTTCCGGGTTGGGCGAAAAAATCGGAGAAGGTCCGCCTCATGGACATCATCCGGCCCGCCGTCGAAAGCCTTTCGGAAATGAAAGGCGCGTTCTCGGAGTCCATGGATAATCTTTCCGCGCTCGATAAACAGATTCTCATCGAACGCCATCTCATCAGCCGCGAGCACGCCGCGAAAAGCGCCGGCAGCGGACTTGTTCTCAATCGCGAAGAATCCCTTTGCGTGATGATCAACGAGGAAGATCATTTGCGCATGCAAGCGCTTCGCCCCGGTTTGCAACTTAAGCAGGCGTGGCTGGCGATTGATCAGGCGGATACCGCGCTTGAGCGCAAATTGAATTACGCCTATAGCTCGGACATCGGGTATCTCACCGCTTGCCCGACGAATCTCGGCACCGGCATCCGCGTAAGCGCGATGTTGCACCTGCCCGGACTCGTCCTCCACGAACAGATCAACCCGATCATCCAATCCGTGAACAAACTTGGCCTGGCCGTGCGCGGTTTGTATGGCGAAGGTACTGAAGCACTGGGCAATGTTTTCCAGGTTTCCAACCAAATGACCTTGGGCGAAACCGAAACTGCCATAGTCGAACGCCTCGACAAAGTGCTTTCCCAGATCATCGAGCACGAAGAAAATTCGCGTGCGATGCTCCTGGAAAAGAAGCCCAAAATGCTTTTCAACCATATAGGTCGCGCCTACGGCATTCTCGCGAACGCCCATACGATTACGTCCAAAGAAACGATGAACCTGTTGTCATTCATGCGCCTGGGAATAGACTTGGATTTGTTCCCCGGCGGCGACCGGTCCTTGACCGATGAGTTATTTATATTGACGCAGCCGGCGCATTTGCAGAAGCAGCATTCGGAGAAACTTTCGGCTGAGGAACGGGATTTGCTGCGTGCGGATATGGTGCGGGAACATTTGCGCGGCGTGAGCCGGCCAGTCGCTCGCGGCGCGGGCATGGAAGGCGGTAAAGTGGACAAACCTGAAAAACCGTAG
- a CDS encoding PIN domain-containing protein gives MSLWYIRIFFLTLCSFGGMAISQVRPETIGHGGEFFGFLFGFGFGGLLIAIDEMLKGFSLRAFSATSFGLFLGSIVAFLIDHSALFENVDDKTRWLIRLSLFLGFGYIGIVLAMRSNKEDFSLIIPYVRFAPQNKPDNLLLLDTSVIIDGRIADLIEAKLIEGLVVVPRFVLKELQQIGDSSDPIRRARGRRGLDMLNRLQRNTVAEVKIHDGDFPEEKEVDAKLVRLARNLNAKLFTNDYNLGKIAELQSVKHVNIHEVAKSFKTVLIPGEMLHIKLVREGKDKGQGVGYLNDGTMVVVNQGQSLIGQEVHVQVQSLLQTGAGVIVFAEAKPATPPVTA, from the coding sequence ATGTCGCTGTGGTACATTCGGATTTTTTTCCTTACCCTTTGTTCCTTTGGCGGCATGGCCATCAGCCAGGTCCGCCCCGAAACCATCGGGCATGGTGGAGAATTTTTTGGTTTTCTTTTTGGATTCGGTTTCGGCGGCCTGTTGATCGCGATTGACGAAATGCTCAAGGGATTTTCCCTGCGCGCATTTTCCGCGACGAGTTTCGGTTTGTTTCTGGGCAGCATCGTCGCATTTCTCATAGACCATTCCGCGCTCTTCGAAAACGTGGATGACAAAACCCGCTGGCTGATCCGCCTTTCGTTGTTTCTCGGTTTTGGCTACATTGGCATCGTGCTCGCCATGCGCAGCAACAAGGAGGATTTTTCGCTCATCATTCCTTACGTCCGCTTCGCGCCGCAAAATAAGCCCGACAATCTCCTATTGCTGGACACCAGCGTGATCATTGACGGTCGCATCGCCGATCTCATCGAGGCGAAATTGATCGAAGGGCTCGTAGTCGTGCCGCGTTTTGTGTTGAAGGAGCTTCAACAGATTGGCGATTCGAGCGATCCCATCCGCCGCGCCCGCGGCCGCCGCGGTCTCGACATGCTCAATCGTCTTCAACGCAATACCGTCGCGGAAGTGAAAATTCACGACGGCGATTTTCCCGAGGAAAAGGAAGTGGACGCCAAGCTGGTCCGACTCGCGCGCAATCTGAACGCGAAATTATTCACCAACGATTACAACCTCGGCAAGATCGCCGAGTTGCAATCCGTCAAGCACGTCAACATCCACGAAGTCGCCAAGTCTTTCAAAACAGTTCTCATCCCCGGCGAAATGTTGCACATCAAACTGGTGCGCGAAGGCAAAGACAAAGGCCAGGGCGTCGGTTACTTGAACGACGGAACGATGGTGGTGGTCAACCAGGGCCAGAGTCTGATCGGCCAGGAAGTCCACGTGCAGGTGCAAAGCCTTTTGCAAACCGGCGCGGGCGTGATTGTATTTGCGGAAGCCAAACCGGCGACGCCACCGGTTACGGCTTGA
- a CDS encoding UvrB/UvrC motif-containing protein codes for MLCCVCKEKEATVHLTQIQGDKMQKVDLCEECAKQKGVNDPTGFSLADLLLGLGASQELEAASGGADLKCPKCGFTQADFKKAGRLGCAECYATFAEGLEGLLKTMHKGTHHVGKVPQSLQQSRELTERLKTLQKKLSKAVDDENFEQAALLRDEIKQMSNKLGNLATT; via the coding sequence ATGTTGTGTTGTGTTTGCAAAGAAAAAGAAGCCACCGTGCATCTGACCCAGATTCAGGGCGACAAGATGCAGAAGGTAGATTTGTGCGAAGAATGCGCCAAGCAAAAAGGCGTCAACGATCCCACCGGCTTTTCGCTTGCCGATCTTTTGCTCGGCCTCGGCGCTTCGCAGGAATTGGAAGCGGCCTCCGGCGGCGCGGATTTGAAATGTCCCAAGTGCGGTTTCACGCAAGCGGATTTCAAAAAAGCCGGACGCCTCGGTTGCGCGGAATGTTATGCGACCTTCGCGGAGGGCCTCGAAGGGTTGCTCAAGACCATGCACAAGGGCACGCACCACGTCGGCAAGGTGCCGCAATCGCTTCAACAGAGCCGCGAGTTGACCGAGCGTTTGAAGACGTTGCAGAAAAAACTTTCCAAGGCCGTGGACGACGAAAATTTTGAGCAGGCCGCCTTGTTGCGCGACGAGATCAAACAGATGTCCAATAAGCTGGGCAATTTAGCGACGACTTGA
- a CDS encoding RNA-binding protein — translation MATKLFVGNLPFSVTENDLQDYFATAGTVIAVNIMQDRATGRSRGFAFVEMGSQAEADSAIQQFHQKEFQGRPLTVNEARPREERPPGGGGGGYGGGRGGGGGGGDRRGGGGGGGGYRDRR, via the coding sequence ATGGCGACCAAATTATTCGTCGGGAACCTTCCCTTCAGTGTCACCGAAAATGATCTGCAAGATTATTTTGCGACGGCCGGCACAGTTATCGCAGTAAACATCATGCAAGATCGCGCCACCGGACGTTCGCGCGGCTTTGCCTTTGTCGAGATGGGGTCTCAAGCGGAAGCCGATTCGGCTATCCAGCAGTTTCATCAAAAGGAATTTCAAGGTCGTCCCTTGACCGTCAACGAGGCGCGTCCTCGTGAAGAACGTCCTCCCGGCGGCGGTGGCGGCGGATACGGTGGCGGCCGTGGCGGTGGCGGCGGCGGTGGAGATCGCCGTGGCGGCGGTGGTGGCGGTGGCGGCTATCGCGATCGTCGCTAA
- the rsmI gene encoding 16S rRNA (cytidine(1402)-2'-O)-methyltransferase, translating into MELPPLMPGTLYLVATPIGNLEDMTLRALRTLKECDVIAAEDTRRTGQLLKHFGITKPMISYFQFNEARRSEEILERLQRGEKVALVTDAGSPGISDPGERVVRAARAAGLRVESVPGPCALVAALTASGLATDEFHFIGFLPHKSGQRRKQLEALKAFAGTLILYESPYRIEKLLGELLEVLPERRVVLARELTKKFEEYLSGTPTELAEVLKKRSLKGEFVVLISGETDYADKPNTDVT; encoded by the coding sequence ATGGAACTGCCGCCCTTGATGCCCGGAACGCTTTACCTGGTCGCGACGCCGATTGGGAATCTCGAAGACATGACGTTGCGCGCGCTGCGGACGTTGAAGGAGTGCGATGTCATCGCGGCGGAGGACACGCGCCGCACCGGGCAACTGCTCAAACACTTCGGCATCACCAAGCCGATGATCAGTTATTTTCAATTCAACGAAGCGCGGCGCAGCGAGGAAATTTTGGAGCGATTGCAGCGGGGCGAAAAAGTTGCGTTGGTGACCGATGCCGGCAGCCCAGGCATCAGCGATCCCGGCGAACGCGTCGTGCGCGCGGCGCGGGCGGCGGGCTTGCGCGTGGAATCGGTGCCGGGACCCTGCGCGCTGGTGGCGGCGTTGACTGCGAGCGGATTGGCGACCGACGAATTTCATTTCATCGGTTTTCTGCCGCACAAGTCCGGCCAGCGGCGAAAGCAGCTTGAGGCGTTGAAGGCGTTCGCCGGCACGTTGATCTTGTATGAGTCGCCTTATCGGATTGAAAAATTGCTCGGCGAGTTACTCGAAGTCCTGCCGGAGCGGCGGGTTGTGCTGGCCCGGGAGCTTACAAAAAAATTCGAGGAGTATCTCAGCGGCACACCCACGGAACTGGCCGAGGTGCTCAAAAAACGGTCTTTAAAGGGCGAGTTTGTAGTATTAATCAGTGGCGAAACGGATTACGCCGATAAGCCAAATACTGATGTCACCTAA
- a CDS encoding ABC transporter ATP-binding protein, whose product MIEVRHLRKSFGKNLILDDVSLRVERGESVVIIGRSGGGKSVLLKHIVGLLLPDEGDVLIDNENMRGMNERELIRVRQKFGMLFQGAALFDSMTVAENVAFALRRQRKFTEAEINNKVAEALDMVELSGTETKNPSELSGGMRKRVGLARAIVYEPQIVLYDEPTTGLDPVVSDSIDHLIMRVRDQLKITSLVVTHDMRSARRVGQRIIMLYNKKIYFSGTPEQVFSSTDPVIYNFVNGISKPQEHHL is encoded by the coding sequence ATGATTGAGGTCCGTCATCTGCGGAAAAGCTTCGGGAAAAACCTGATTCTCGATGACGTCAGCTTGCGCGTCGAGCGCGGCGAATCCGTCGTCATTATCGGACGCAGCGGCGGCGGCAAAAGCGTTTTGCTCAAACACATCGTCGGCTTGTTGCTGCCGGACGAAGGCGATGTGCTCATTGACAACGAAAACATGCGCGGCATGAACGAGCGCGAACTCATCCGGGTGCGCCAAAAATTCGGCATGTTGTTCCAAGGCGCGGCATTGTTCGATTCGATGACCGTGGCGGAGAATGTCGCCTTCGCGTTGCGCCGCCAGCGAAAATTTACCGAAGCCGAAATCAATAATAAAGTCGCTGAGGCGCTCGACATGGTTGAACTTTCCGGCACGGAAACCAAAAATCCTTCCGAATTGTCCGGCGGCATGCGCAAGCGCGTCGGCCTCGCCCGCGCGATCGTTTACGAACCGCAAATCGTTCTGTACGACGAACCGACCACGGGCCTTGACCCGGTCGTGTCCGACAGCATTGATCACTTGATCATGCGCGTGCGCGACCAATTGAAAATCACCAGCCTGGTCGTAACCCACGACATGCGTAGCGCGCGGCGCGTCGGCCAAAGAATCATCATGCTCTACAACAAAAAAATTTATTTCAGCGGAACGCCAGAACAAGTATTCAGCTCGACCGATCCGGTCATTTATAATTTCGTCAACGGCATTTCCAAACCTCAGGAGCATCATTTATGA
- a CDS encoding DUF2007 domain-containing protein, whose translation MQLVTVFTAFSPIDADLVNSRLDAAEFHPVITNGLSALSTMGYSVSVGGILVQVPEDEAKAAREFLADPGPAPSE comes from the coding sequence ATGCAACTGGTTACGGTCTTTACTGCTTTTAGTCCGATAGATGCCGATCTGGTTAATTCACGGCTCGACGCGGCTGAATTTCATCCCGTCATCACCAATGGATTAAGCGCGCTCAGCACCATGGGTTATTCCGTCAGCGTGGGCGGCATTTTGGTGCAAGTGCCCGAAGACGAGGCCAAGGCTGCCCGCGAATTTCTTGCCGATCCCGGCCCCGCGCCATCAGAATGA
- a CDS encoding ABC transporter permease — MNFLAKSVLTEWVQGLGKITLLAKESLQSLFTFKLSWRDYIYQLYFIGVKSQSVVLVTGAFTGMVLCAQTYFQFHKVKMDNATLAVVSVSMCSELGPVLTALMVAGRVGASMAAELGTMKVTEQIDALRTLATHPVDYLVVPRLLASLSTLPLLTVESIAMGILSGYIVGVVLLGIDPAFLFNNMVKYTGAIDVLVGVIKAFIFGGILSIIGCYKGMSCGEGAEGVGRATTEAVVYASITILISNFFLTLTLNQLFHLYD; from the coding sequence ATGAATTTTTTAGCCAAGTCCGTCCTGACAGAATGGGTGCAGGGTCTGGGAAAGATCACGCTGCTGGCCAAGGAATCATTGCAATCGCTCTTCACGTTCAAGCTGTCGTGGCGCGATTACATCTACCAACTTTACTTCATCGGCGTGAAATCGCAATCGGTCGTGCTGGTCACCGGCGCGTTCACCGGCATGGTTCTCTGCGCGCAAACCTATTTCCAATTTCACAAGGTCAAGATGGACAATGCCACGCTCGCGGTGGTCAGTGTGTCCATGTGCAGCGAACTCGGTCCGGTGCTGACGGCGTTGATGGTCGCCGGGCGCGTCGGCGCTTCGATGGCCGCCGAACTTGGCACGATGAAAGTCACCGAGCAAATTGACGCCCTCCGCACGCTCGCCACGCATCCGGTGGATTATCTCGTCGTGCCGCGCCTGCTCGCCTCGCTGAGCACCCTGCCCCTGCTCACCGTGGAATCCATTGCGATGGGAATTCTGTCCGGCTACATCGTGGGCGTCGTGTTGCTCGGCATTGACCCCGCATTTCTGTTTAACAACATGGTAAAATATACCGGCGCGATTGACGTGCTCGTCGGCGTGATCAAGGCATTCATCTTCGGTGGCATCCTCTCGATCATCGGTTGTTACAAAGGCATGTCCTGTGGCGAAGGCGCCGAGGGCGTAGGTCGCGCCACGACCGAAGCCGTCGTTTACGCGTCCATCACCATTCTCATCTCCAATTTTTTCCTGACGCTGACCCTGAACCAGTTGTTCCATCTCTATGATTGA
- a CDS encoding ATP-dependent Clp protease ATP-binding subunit translates to MSDESMNNFTPRAQQVLALARKEADRFNHNFVGTEHLLLGLIKLGQGVAVNVLQKLGLDLETVRMEVEKQVGTGPDQKMIGNIPYTPRVKKVLQLAAKEAKALNHTYVGTEHILLGLLREGDGVAARVLKNLDIDIEQTRQEILKELDPNFSASEEQTPPQGGEGAERPAPPEKKGDVKTPALKAFGRDLTEIARKNEMDPVIGRKNEIERVIQILCRRTKNNPVLLGEAGVGKTAIVEGLAQEIAQGNVPELLREKRVITLDLALMVAGTKYRGQFEERIKAVMDEIRRAKNIILFIDELHTIVGAGSAEGTMDASNIIKPALSRGEMQCIGATTLNEYRKYIEKDAALERRFQSVKVEAPSIEEAVLILKGLRGKYEEHHKAEFTDKAIEAAVKLSDRYIPDRFLPDKAIDLMDEAGSRARIGTMTRPPEVKDVEVEIEDIKVKKERAIKEQDFEGAASMRDKEKQAKEKLDAILTAWRTNREEKRVRVDEEDILHVVAKWTGIPLKRMEQGEAQRLLAVEQEMSKVVVGQHEAVVAMCKALRRARADLKDPKRPIGTFALLGPTGVGKTLLAKTLAEQMFGDTKSLIQLDMSEYMEKFNVSRLVGSPPGYVGYEEGGQLTEQVRRKPYSVVLFDEIEKAHPDVWNMLLQILEEGKLTDSVGRVVNFRNTIILMTSNVGSETIKKQSTMGFSPISDQHTYEGMREKIMDEAKRTFKPEFLNRLDDVIVFRSLTKPDLIQILDLEISKVTTRLKHKNIHLTLDEKAMDFLVQKGYDPNYGARPMRRAVERFLEDPLAEELLKGNLHENDPIQVTLENDKLVFIQNTSAHGALSS, encoded by the coding sequence ATGAGTGATGAATCAATGAATAATTTTACGCCACGCGCACAACAAGTGCTCGCGCTGGCGCGCAAAGAGGCCGATCGCTTTAACCATAACTTCGTTGGCACCGAACATCTTTTGCTCGGCCTGATCAAATTGGGACAGGGCGTCGCGGTCAACGTCTTGCAAAAACTCGGGCTCGATCTCGAAACCGTCCGCATGGAAGTCGAGAAGCAAGTCGGCACCGGTCCCGATCAAAAAATGATCGGCAATATTCCTTATACGCCGCGCGTGAAGAAGGTTTTGCAACTCGCCGCCAAGGAAGCCAAGGCGCTCAATCACACCTACGTCGGCACGGAGCATATATTATTGGGCCTGCTGCGTGAAGGCGACGGCGTGGCCGCACGCGTGTTGAAGAATCTGGACATTGACATCGAACAGACGCGCCAGGAAATCCTCAAGGAACTTGATCCGAATTTTTCCGCCTCAGAAGAACAAACTCCGCCGCAAGGTGGCGAAGGCGCGGAACGCCCTGCCCCGCCGGAGAAAAAAGGCGATGTCAAAACCCCGGCGTTGAAAGCCTTTGGGCGCGACCTCACGGAGATTGCGCGCAAAAATGAAATGGACCCGGTCATCGGCCGCAAGAACGAGATCGAGCGCGTCATTCAAATCCTTTGCCGCCGCACGAAAAATAATCCCGTGCTGCTCGGTGAAGCGGGTGTCGGCAAGACCGCCATCGTCGAAGGTCTCGCGCAGGAAATCGCCCAAGGCAACGTGCCGGAATTGCTGCGCGAAAAACGCGTCATCACTCTCGACCTCGCGTTGATGGTGGCGGGCACTAAATATCGCGGCCAGTTCGAAGAGCGCATCAAAGCGGTCATGGACGAAATCCGCCGCGCGAAGAATATTATTTTGTTCATTGACGAGTTGCACACCATCGTCGGCGCGGGTTCCGCCGAAGGCACGATGGACGCCTCGAACATCATCAAGCCCGCGCTCAGCCGCGGCGAGATGCAATGCATCGGCGCGACCACGCTCAATGAATATCGCAAATATATCGAGAAAGACGCCGCGCTCGAACGTCGTTTCCAGAGTGTGAAAGTCGAAGCGCCTTCCATCGAGGAAGCCGTGCTTATTCTCAAGGGCCTTCGCGGCAAATACGAAGAGCATCATAAGGCAGAATTCACTGATAAAGCCATTGAGGCGGCGGTCAAGCTTTCCGACCGTTATATCCCCGATCGTTTCCTGCCGGACAAGGCGATTGATTTGATGGACGAAGCCGGTTCGCGCGCACGCATCGGCACGATGACTCGCCCGCCCGAAGTGAAGGACGTGGAAGTCGAGATCGAAGACATCAAGGTCAAGAAGGAACGCGCCATCAAGGAACAGGATTTTGAAGGCGCGGCGTCCATGCGCGATAAAGAAAAGCAGGCGAAGGAAAAACTCGACGCCATCCTCACCGCATGGCGCACGAACCGCGAAGAAAAACGTGTTCGCGTGGACGAGGAAGATATTCTGCATGTGGTCGCCAAGTGGACCGGCATTCCGCTCAAGCGCATGGAACAAGGCGAAGCCCAGCGGTTGCTCGCGGTCGAGCAGGAAATGTCCAAGGTCGTCGTCGGCCAGCACGAAGCCGTGGTGGCGATGTGCAAGGCCTTGCGCCGCGCTCGCGCGGACTTGAAAGATCCGAAGCGCCCGATCGGCACGTTCGCGTTGCTTGGGCCGACCGGCGTTGGCAAAACCTTGCTCGCGAAAACTCTCGCGGAACAGATGTTCGGCGATACCAAATCGCTCATTCAACTCGACATGAGCGAATACATGGAAAAATTCAATGTGTCGCGCCTCGTCGGTTCGCCGCCCGGATATGTGGGTTATGAAGAAGGCGGCCAGTTGACGGAACAAGTGCGCCGCAAGCCTTATTCGGTTGTGCTATTCGACGAAATTGAAAAAGCGCATCCGGACGTCTGGAACATGCTTCTCCAAATTTTGGAGGAAGGCAAGTTGACCGACAGCGTGGGCCGCGTGGTGAATTTCCGCAACACGATCATATTGATGACTTCGAACGTCGGTTCAGAAACCATCAAGAAACAATCCACGATGGGCTTTTCGCCGATCTCCGATCAGCATACCTACGAAGGCATGCGCGAGAAAATCATGGATGAAGCCAAGCGCACGTTTAAGCCGGAATTCCTGAATCGTTTGGATGATGTTATTGTCTTCCGCTCGCTTACGAAACCGGACTTGATCCAGATTCTCGACCTCGAGATCAGCAAGGTCACGACGCGCCTGAAGCACAAGAATATTCATCTCACGCTGGATGAAAAGGCGATGGACTTCCTCGTGCAGAAGGGCTACGACCCGAATTATGGCGCGCGTCCGATGCGCCGCGCGGTCGAGCGTTTCCTCGAAGATCCGCTGGCGGAGGAATTGCTCAAGGGCAATCTCCACGAAAACGATCCCATCCAGGTCACCTTGGAAAACGACAAACTTGTGTTCATCCAGAACACGTCCGCGCACGGCGCGCTCTCGAGCTAA
- a CDS encoding FAD-linked oxidase C-terminal domain-containing protein — MNARSLKALAKLKRLLPGEVSLEKSAREKSAGDKWFAANVPDAVALPRNTESVARILRFANEHRIPVTPRGAGFGYVGGCVPVEGGISLSLMRMNRIKEINAHDFVAVVQPGVITQQLQESVERQGLFYPPDPASRADCSIGGNIATNAGGPRCLKYGVTRDYVLGLEVVTADGAIAKVGGRTHKNKTGFDLTRMFVGSEGMLGVVTEATLKLLPLPPYRACLAVGFAAMKEAIGTLRAILAAGFLPCALEVADAFTLAAARERTKSKRLSGCNAHLIVELDGQEFSVRNELKSVQKIVRAQNPLFIETGFGEVECEAIWKLRREFSYALRDTGLTKLNQDIVVPRSRLEDLFRFAIRLQKKHGLRLACFGHAGDGNIHTNVMVDMTQPNAFERSQAALDDLFKQVLAWNGVITGEHGIGLAKKPWWSLAVSPEVRKLHRDVKRALDPHGILNPGKFVE; from the coding sequence ATGAACGCGCGCAGCCTGAAAGCTCTCGCCAAACTAAAACGGCTTCTCCCCGGCGAAGTCAGTTTGGAAAAATCCGCCCGCGAAAAATCCGCCGGTGACAAATGGTTCGCCGCGAATGTGCCGGATGCCGTCGCGCTGCCACGCAACACTGAATCGGTTGCCAGAATATTGCGCTTCGCCAATGAGCATCGCATCCCCGTGACTCCGCGCGGCGCGGGTTTTGGTTACGTCGGTGGCTGCGTCCCGGTCGAGGGCGGCATCTCGCTTTCGCTGATGCGCATGAATCGCATCAAGGAAATCAACGCGCATGATTTCGTCGCCGTGGTGCAACCCGGCGTAATCACGCAGCAACTTCAGGAGAGCGTCGAACGGCAGGGATTATTTTATCCACCCGATCCCGCGAGCCGCGCGGATTGTTCCATTGGCGGAAACATCGCCACCAATGCCGGCGGACCGCGCTGTTTGAAATACGGAGTCACGCGCGATTATGTTCTCGGCCTGGAAGTGGTTACTGCCGACGGCGCGATTGCCAAAGTCGGTGGGCGCACGCACAAAAACAAAACGGGTTTCGACCTCACCAGAATGTTCGTCGGCTCCGAAGGCATGCTCGGCGTCGTGACCGAAGCGACCTTGAAGCTTTTGCCTCTGCCGCCTTATCGCGCGTGTCTCGCCGTCGGATTCGCCGCGATGAAGGAAGCCATCGGCACGTTGCGCGCGATTCTTGCCGCCGGATTTTTGCCCTGCGCGCTGGAAGTTGCGGACGCCTTCACTCTCGCCGCCGCCCGCGAGCGCACCAAAAGCAAACGCCTCAGCGGTTGCAATGCCCATCTTATCGTTGAACTCGACGGCCAGGAATTTTCCGTGCGCAATGAACTTAAATCCGTCCAAAAAATCGTGCGCGCGCAAAATCCTCTTTTCATCGAGACGGGTTTTGGCGAGGTCGAATGCGAGGCGATCTGGAAATTGCGCCGTGAATTTTCCTATGCCCTGCGCGATACTGGCCTCACGAAATTAAACCAGGATATCGTCGTCCCGCGCAGCCGTCTCGAAGATTTGTTTCGTTTCGCGATTCGCCTGCAAAAGAAACACGGTTTGCGGCTCGCCTGTTTCGGGCATGCCGGCGATGGCAATATCCATACGAACGTGATGGTGGACATGACGCAGCCGAATGCCTTCGAGCGTTCGCAAGCGGCGTTGGACGATCTCTTTAAACAGGTGCTCGCGTGGAACGGCGTCATCACCGGCGAACACGGAATCGGCCTCGCGAAAAAACCGTGGTGGTCGCTGGCTGTCTCGCCCGAAGTGCGGAAACTTCATCGCGACGTCAAGCGCGCGCTCGACCCGCACGGAATTTTGAATCCTGGCAAATTCGTCGAGTAG
- a CDS encoding MlaD family protein, producing the protein MSQSRLELKVGAFVVMCLVLLAALLLQFSKGNTLFRKTYQITLDAENVAGLRADAAVLMSGVKVGTVMKTELSPQGTNVLIHVKIYGQYIIRDDARFAVESAGFLGDQYVAVYPELSQGKPLTNGSTVYVEAPFNLQEAAKSANGFIKRMDETAKKLDGAISDVRRLVLNETTLTNLSFTVGTLKQVSVDALTTVDNINQLIRTNGQPVNLAVSNLVLFSHHLNDVALQIHGIVDTNRAQISQALSNINTSTDMLTNILGSVQAGQGLAGTVLKNQEVADNVSSIVSNLAVTTGNLNRLGLWHFIWYHPKAADEDKQLKFAPAPPRQP; encoded by the coding sequence ATGAGCCAATCGCGTCTGGAGTTAAAAGTCGGGGCCTTCGTCGTGATGTGCCTTGTTTTGCTGGCGGCTTTGCTGCTGCAATTCAGCAAGGGCAACACCCTTTTCCGCAAGACCTACCAAATCACGCTCGACGCCGAAAATGTCGCGGGCTTGCGCGCCGATGCCGCCGTGTTGATGTCCGGCGTGAAAGTCGGCACGGTGATGAAGACTGAGCTTTCGCCGCAGGGCACGAACGTGCTCATTCACGTAAAGATTTACGGCCAATATATCATTCGCGACGACGCCCGTTTCGCCGTCGAGTCGGCCGGATTTTTGGGCGATCAATATGTCGCAGTGTATCCCGAGTTGAGCCAGGGCAAACCGCTGACCAATGGTTCCACCGTTTACGTCGAAGCGCCGTTCAACCTCCAGGAAGCCGCCAAGTCCGCGAATGGTTTCATCAAACGCATGGACGAAACCGCGAAAAAATTGGACGGCGCCATCAGCGACGTGCGCCGTCTCGTGCTCAATGAAACCACGCTGACCAACCTTTCCTTCACTGTCGGCACATTGAAACAGGTTTCGGTGGATGCCCTCACCACTGTGGACAACATCAACCAGCTCATCCGCACCAACGGCCAGCCGGTCAACCTGGCCGTAAGCAATCTGGTGCTTTTTTCCCACCACCTGAACGATGTGGCACTCCAAATCCACGGTATCGTGGACACGAACCGGGCGCAAATCTCGCAGGCCCTGAGCAATATCAATACTTCCACGGATATGTTGACCAACATTCTGGGCAGCGTCCAGGCTGGCCAGGGGCTGGCCGGCACGGTATTAAAAAATCAGGAGGTCGCGGATAATGTGTCGTCTATCGTCAGCAATCTCGCGGTCACCACCGGCAACCTGAATCGTCTTGGATTATGGCACTTCATCTGGTATCATCCGAAGGCCGCCGATGAGGACAAGCAACTGAAGTTTGCTCCGGCACCGCCGCGGCAACCATAA